The nucleotide sequence TCGCGAGCAGCACCGTGATGACCGGTCGCATCCAGCACTTCGACCTGAACGATCCGCATGAACGCACCTCGATAACCAAACGCTCGTAATGCTTCGTAACGAGCTGCGGCGTCGCGAATCGCCAGCATGGCCTCGGTCGAACGATTGTCGGCCAAACGCGTCGCCGCAAGGATCGTCGCCGCCGCTGCTGCATCGAGCGGCGCCGCACCTGGCAATTCGAGCGCTTCACGCGCCTCACGCTCCGCAAGCCCCAAAACTCCAGCGCGCCGATACACTTCCGCCAGGGCCCAGCGCCCACGCGCAACGTCCGCATCCGTGCCCTTGCTCTTCGACACCGCAATGAGCTGCTCTGCTTCCGTACGCGCCGTGCGGGCATCGCCCGCGTCGAGCAAGGCCAACACTCGAAATAGCGAACGGAGCGATGCCACGATGGCGAATTCTTCTTCGAGCGGCATTTCGGCACGAAGCGTTTCAATGGCTCGCAAGCTCTGGCCAAGAAGCCATTCATTCATTCCAATGAAGACGCGAGCCAAATGCTGACCGCGACGCGAACCCGCCTCGGTAAATGCATCGTATGCAGCCTTGGCACGCACGAGGCTTTGCCACGGGTTCTCTTTGATCCATGCTTCCCAGCGCGGATATGCCAAATGCCAAAATGCCCGCGCCATCGGGTCTCCATCCGCAGCCGGAGCCACGAGCGCATCGAGCCTTCGCTGAATGGGCTCGACCAAATCGACCCGTCCCTCAGTAAGTAACATTGCCGTCGCCATGGCGAGCGCCAATGACAGCGTACCCAAGACTTCCGGAGCGGGATCGATGGATCGAATGGTATCGAGAATCCCAATGGATACGTCGATATGGCCGTGTCGCATTTCATACGTGAATTGCGCAAGCGCGCCGCGCACCCAAGCAGCGCTTCCTGGAGGCGCGACGCGCATGAGTTTGGCGCCCGAAATCGATGCCTCGTCGAGCTGATTGCGCCACATGCGAGTTTCCGTCACGATACCAAGCAATCCAATGCGCGTATCCGGGTCGGGTTCGAGCGACAAACCTCGTTCGGCGCGGCGAATGGCGACTTCATCATCGCCGGCGCGATGTGCCCGTTCTGCCGCTCGGAGATAATGCACGGCAGCGCGCTTGACTTGCCCTCCCAATTCGAAGTGCCCAGCAAGCACCAATGGATCGGTTTCACCCCGTTCTTCGAGCCACTCACCCGCAAGCGTATGCCCGAGCGTGCGATCTTCGGGCGTGAGCATGGCAAACGCACCTTCACGCACGAGGGCGTGACGGAACGCATATTCGGATTCACCGGAAAACCGACTTTCATGACGAAGCGACAGGATTTCTCGGTCGACGAGGCCGTTCAACTTCTCCAGGATCGTGGCAACCTTTTGCTTTTTGCCGAGCAGCGCATGGACGCCGCCGGCCCAAAAGACATCCCCGAACAGGCTGGCCGCTCGCAAAATCCGCCGATCCGCATCTTCGAGCGAATGCAAACGGGATTGCACCATCGCCACGATGGTTTCTGGAAATTCATCACTTCGCCCTTCCGCGGCGGCCCGCACGAGCTCTTCCAAGTAAAACGTATTTCCTTGGGCTCGCGCGACGATTCGGTCGACGAGATCTTGTCGCGCCTTTTCGCCGAGTGCTTGACGAACGAGCCGTTCGCTCGCCTTTTTCGGCAGCTCGAGAAGCGTGATTTCTTGCATCCGCCGCCCTGCCCAAAGCTTGGGAAAACGTTCGTGAACCTCGGGGCGAGCAAGCGCCAAGATGAAAAATGACTTGTCTTTGATGTCGCGAAGAGCCGCGTCGAGCAATCGGACGGTGGGCAAATCGCCCCATTGAAGATCCTCGAGGACGAGCAGAATCGGCGCGGAACCGCATTCGGCTGACAATAAGTCCACGAATGCCGATCGCACCTGATCGAGCATGAGCTGCACCGACGCACGGGCAGCGCGAAGTGGAAGATCTTCGTGATCGGGAAAAGGTGCACCCACGACTTCACCCAGAAATCGACTCACGCGATGCACATCCGCGCGCGATACTCGTGACGAAACACGGGCCACGATCTTTTGCCGACGCACGTCCTGCGAATCCGCGACGGCAATTCCCAAAGGAATGGAGAGCACCCGTGAAGCCAAGTCGAGCGCCGATCCAGCACGCAATACATCGGCTCCCACGACCCATAACGAAAGTTCGGGATACCGATCGACGCTCAAACGTACGAATTCGTGCGCGAGCCTCGATTTGCCAAGCCCCGGCGGTGCCGTCACGACCGCTGCTTGTGGCACGCCTTCGTCGATGCAATGGTCGATGAGCCCCGCCAAGAGATTCAATTCGCGATCACGTCCGACGCACGAGGTGGGTTTTCCCAAGAGCGTCCGGGAACCAGGCAATATCGAACGCTCGCCGTGGAGCACGAACAAGTCGGAATCCAATTCGCGCAAATCGAATCGTCCATCGAGCAGGCCGGCGGTGATCTCGTCGAGAACGATGGGACAATCGTCACGGTCGGACCAAGCACGCTGTGCCGATAACGTACGTGCCGCTCGGTCGATTGCATCGCCCAGCGGGTTTTTCCCGGTTGACGCACCCCAGCCTACGGTCAATGCAAAAGGGCGAGCCGCTGCATGCGCGCGAAGCGTCAGCGCGAGACGTGCCGCGCGTGAAGCCAAGTCCGTGGCAACGGCCGCTCCCGTTATCCACAACGCAAGCGACCCGTCAGGCAATGGCTCGCACGGGATCCCCAACGCGTCAGCCTGCGTTTGAATGGCGCGATCGAGCTCGGAAACCACCGGCGCAACCGAATTCGCGGCAGGCAGCAGTGAATGACGCGAGCGACCAATGAGGAGCGCTGCAACGGGCCGCCGTTCGGTGCCCGTCAACGCCGCAGGTCGATGCGTGGCCAAGACGCGCGAATTCGGTCCTACGTAATCGAGTTGGTCGAGAAGCT is from Polyangiaceae bacterium and encodes:
- a CDS encoding protein kinase, which encodes MRPGTTVGDRYEILQLAGVGGMAEVYRGRDKRTSERVAIKILLEGYAGDEDRFEREIAALEALEHPGIVRLLDRGFLSYGARYLVMEWLDGEDLEQILLRGRMSIGATLALGRRIAEALGAAHARGIVHRDLKPANVFLIENRPENAKIVDFGIAKLSSRSRITSVGTLIGTPGFMAPEQIRSEVTVDARADVFALGCLLYQCIAGVPAFPGEGIQAVLAKVLFAEPARLRDLRPDVPLSIEEFVMGLLAKEPDARPMDGRAVVELLDQLDYVGPNSRVLATHRPAALTGTERRPVAALLIGRSRHSLLPAANSVAPVVSELDRAIQTQADALGIPCEPLPDGSLALWITGAAVATDLASRAARLALTLRAHAAARPFALTVGWGASTGKNPLGDAIDRAARTLSAQRAWSDRDDCPIVLDEITAGLLDGRFDLRELDSDLFVLHGERSILPGSRTLLGKPTSCVGRDRELNLLAGLIDHCIDEGVPQAAVVTAPPGLGKSRLAHEFVRLSVDRYPELSLWVVGADVLRAGSALDLASRVLSIPLGIAVADSQDVRRQKIVARVSSRVSRADVHRVSRFLGEVVGAPFPDHEDLPLRAARASVQLMLDQVRSAFVDLLSAECGSAPILLVLEDLQWGDLPTVRLLDAALRDIKDKSFFILALARPEVHERFPKLWAGRRMQEITLLELPKKASERLVRQALGEKARQDLVDRIVARAQGNTFYLEELVRAAAEGRSDEFPETIVAMVQSRLHSLEDADRRILRAASLFGDVFWAGGVHALLGKKQKVATILEKLNGLVDREILSLRHESRFSGESEYAFRHALVREGAFAMLTPEDRTLGHTLAGEWLEERGETDPLVLAGHFELGGQVKRAAVHYLRAAERAHRAGDDEVAIRRAERGLSLEPDPDTRIGLLGIVTETRMWRNQLDEASISGAKLMRVAPPGSAAWVRGALAQFTYEMRHGHIDVSIGILDTIRSIDPAPEVLGTLSLALAMATAMLLTEGRVDLVEPIQRRLDALVAPAADGDPMARAFWHLAYPRWEAWIKENPWQSLVRAKAAYDAFTEAGSRRGQHLARVFIGMNEWLLGQSLRAIETLRAEMPLEEEFAIVASLRSLFRVLALLDAGDARTARTEAEQLIAVSKSKGTDADVARGRWALAEVYRRAGVLGLAEREAREALELPGAAPLDAAAAATILAATRLADNRSTEAMLAIRDAAARYEALRAFGYRGAFMRIVQVEVLDATGHHGAAR